ATGTTCGGCAACCCCGAAACCACCACCGGCGGTCAGGCTCTCAAGTTCTACGCCTCGCTCCGTCTCGACGTGCGCCGCATCCAGTCCATCAAACTGGGCGAGGAAGTCATCGGCAACCGCACCCGCGTCAAGGTCGTCAAGAACAAAGTCGCACCGCCGTTCCGCACCGCCGAGTTTGACATCATGTTCAACGAAGGCATCTCGAAGAGCGGCGATGTGCTCGACCTGGCGACCAAGTTCGAGGTCATCCAGAAGCGCGGCGCGTTCTTCTCCTACGGCGACATCCGCATCGGTCAGGGGCGCGAAAACGCCAAGGATTACCTGCGCTCCAACCCCGACCTGATGAACGAGATCGAGAGCGTCATCCGCCAGAAATCGTTGAGCGGCGAGATCGCCCTTCCGCTAGACATGGGCGACGGCGGAGGCGAAGAAGTCCCAGCCGGGAATGAAGAAGAAGCGTAAAATACAGTGGACACGGAAACGTGTCCACTTTTTCTTATGATGTCGTCCCGCTTCGTTCTTAGCCGATTCCTGATTCTCCCCTCCATCCTTTGTTTCGCTGCTGCTTGTTCCCCTCAACCCACGCCGACGCCTTTCCGCCCGCCGACAGCGATACAACCGACGGCGATTCCTCCAACGCCAACATCCACGCCCACACCCACCCTCCCGCCGACTCTGACTCCAGACCTCGGTCCCTGCACAAATGAATTGACCTTCCTCGACGACCTGACCGTCGAAGACGGCACAACCTTCACCCCGGGCGCAGCCATTGATAAACAATGGCTCGTCCAAAACGACGGCACCTGCGATTGGGACTCAACCTACAAACTGAAATGGGTCGGCGGTTATACATTGGGCGTCAGCGAAGAACAGCCGTTATTCCCCGCCCGATCCGGGGTGCAAGTCACATTGCGCATCGTTTTCACCGCTCCCACCGAACCGGGGACGTATCAAACCGTCTGGCAGGCTCTCGACCCGGATGGGAATATATTTGGCGATACTGTATACATGGAAATTATTGTAACGCCTTAATCGGATATCTGATGACCTTGGAACAGTGGCTTGTCTTTGGCACGCTTTTACTCACCCTCGTCCTTTTCGTCACCGGGCGCTGGCGGTATGACGTGGTTGCCTTGCTGGCGCTGCTTATCGTCACATTGACCGGGCTGATTCCAATCGAACAGGCTTTTATTGGCTTTGGCAACCCCGCCGTTGTGACGGTAGCGGCTGTACTTGTCCTCAGTCGCGGCTTGCAGAATTCGGGCATTGTTGGCATGATCGGATACTGGCTTTCCAGTCTTAAGGGGGGTGTAATTATTCAACTTGCAGCCTTGACAGCCATTGTGGCATTTTTATCGGCATTCATGAATAATGTAGGTGCCTTGGCTTTAATGCTGCCGGTTGTGCTGCAGATATCGAAAACGAAAAAGATCCCCGCCTCAACGCTGTTGATGCCGCTGGCTTTCGCATCCCTGCTTGGCGGCATGACCACTCTGATCGGAACACCGCCGAATATCATTGTTTCATCCTTCCGCGAGAGCACAGGCGCGCCACCTTTTGCCATGTTCGATTTCACGCCTGTCGGTACGGGTGTAGCGGTTGCAGGCATTCTGTTCATTATTCTCATCGGCTGGCGGCTCATCCCCGCCCGTAAAAGCAGATCGGATGTCGAGGGCTTGTTCGATATCGAAAACTACATCACCGAAGTAAAAATCCCCAAGAAATCAAGTGTGGACGGTAAAAGGTTGCACGAAATCGCAGATTTTTCCAAATCCGAAGTGATCGTGATCGGGTTGATTCGCGGCAGCGAGCGCCGTATGGAGCCGTCCGCACAGACCAAGCTGCTTTCGGGGGACATCCTCATTGTCAGCGCCGATGCTGAGAACATCAAAAAACTGATTGAAACTTCAGGACTGGAACTCGTTGGTGACAAGGAGATCCCGCCGTCAGAGCTCGATTCCGATGACGTCACCCTCTTCGAAGGTGTGGTGATGCCAAACTCGATCATGATTGGCGGCACGCCGCGTACGCTCAATCTGCGCGGAAGTTATGGTGTCAATCTGCTGGCGATCTCTCGCCAGGGAAAACTTTTACGTGCCAGGCTCGATAGCACCCGTTTCCAAAATGGGGATGTATTGCTTTTGCAAAGCCATGTGGATACTCTTAAAGAAGTCATGGATCGGCTTGGATGCCTGCCGCTTGCCCAACGCGATCTGCGCCTCGTTACTCCAAAGGGACAGCTGTATCTTGCCCTCGGTATTTTTATTTCCGCCTTGATCATTTCTGCCATTGGGCTGCTCCCTGTGCAAATGGCATTCACTGCTGCCGTGCTCCTGATGGTTTTGACCAGGATCGTCAACCTGCGAGAAGCCTATGAAAGCGTGGACTGGTCAATTATTATCCTGCTCGGTGCGATGATCCCTGTCGGTACAGCGCTGGAAACGACCGGTGGTGCGAAATTGATCGCTGAGTCGATCCTGCAAGTATCGGCGGGACTGCCTCCTGCGGCAGCTTTGATCATTGTTTTAGTGGTCACCATGTTCCTTTCGGATCTGGTGAATAATGCGGTTGCGGTCGTGCTGATGGCGCCAATTGCCATTGGCATCGCGCAGGGAATGTCCGCTTCGGTTGATCCATTTTTGATGGCGATCGCGATCGGTGCGTCATGCGCGTTCCTCACGCCGATTGGACATCAATCCAATACGTTGGTGATGGGACCCGGTGGATATAAGTTCGGTGATTACTGGCGAATGGGATTGTCGTTGGAAGCCATCGTTCTATTGGTTTCGATTACCTTGATTCTGGTGTTTTGGCCTTTATAAAAGGAGTTATATAATCATGCCCGCTCAAAATGAACTCCCCGCCGTCTTTGAAAACCTCAAAGCCATCCTCAAGCCGTACGCCAAAAAGCTGACCGTCAAGAACGACACGAAGAGCGCGTACTATCTCGACGGTCCATACAGTGAAAAATGGAAGAAGGAACTGTATTTCGCTTCAACGCATATCAAAAAGAATTACGTTTCCTTCTATCTCATGCCGGTTTACATGTATCCCGACCTGTTAAATAGTATCTCTCCCGAACTCAAGAAGCACATGCAGGGCAAGTCCTGCTTCAACTTCAAAAAGGTCGAGAGGGAACTGTTCGAGGAGTTAAGTCAACTCACGAAGCGGGGGTTCGAAAGAATGATGAAAGAGGAGTATTCCTAATTCACGCTCATAAAGCCGAACAATTTCCAAAGCCCGCGCATCAATTTGTGACCGCCGTCGGGATTCAAATACTGGTTGGGGCACGAGCCGGGGATGACGGCGATGCCGTTGGCTTTGCACACATCCACTGCGGATTGGGAGACGCTGGTCATGCTTTGAACCAAGCCGGGCTTGGTGCCCATCATGCAGTGCATCCAGACGTGCTTAATTCCCAAATCCACGCATTGATTCACAACCTGGTCGGTCACTTTGGGGCTGGTGAGAATGAAGACAGCGTCCGGCTTGGACGGAATCGATTTCAGGTCGGGGTAACAGGCGTCGCCCTGGAAGGAGGCGATGCGCGGGTTGACCGCGAAGACTTCGTAACCCGCATCCTTGAATCTTTGATAGGCCATATTACAGCCCGTTTCGCGTTTGTCCGAAACACCCACAACGGCGATCCGTTTTTGGGCGAGAAAATCTTGAACCATTCCATCGAGCTTCGACATTCGTATTCTCCTTTATCCATGCGCAGCAG
This portion of the Anaerolineales bacterium genome encodes:
- a CDS encoding anion permease; this encodes MTLEQWLVFGTLLLTLVLFVTGRWRYDVVALLALLIVTLTGLIPIEQAFIGFGNPAVVTVAAVLVLSRGLQNSGIVGMIGYWLSSLKGGVIIQLAALTAIVAFLSAFMNNVGALALMLPVVLQISKTKKIPASTLLMPLAFASLLGGMTTLIGTPPNIIVSSFRESTGAPPFAMFDFTPVGTGVAVAGILFIILIGWRLIPARKSRSDVEGLFDIENYITEVKIPKKSSVDGKRLHEIADFSKSEVIVIGLIRGSERRMEPSAQTKLLSGDILIVSADAENIKKLIETSGLELVGDKEIPPSELDSDDVTLFEGVVMPNSIMIGGTPRTLNLRGSYGVNLLAISRQGKLLRARLDSTRFQNGDVLLLQSHVDTLKEVMDRLGCLPLAQRDLRLVTPKGQLYLALGIFISALIISAIGLLPVQMAFTAAVLLMVLTRIVNLREAYESVDWSIIILLGAMIPVGTALETTGGAKLIAESILQVSAGLPPAAALIIVLVVTMFLSDLVNNAVAVVLMAPIAIGIAQGMSASVDPFLMAIAIGASCAFLTPIGHQSNTLVMGPGGYKFGDYWRMGLSLEAIVLLVSITLILVFWPL
- a CDS encoding CoA-binding protein; amino-acid sequence: MSKLDGMVQDFLAQKRIAVVGVSDKRETGCNMAYQRFKDAGYEVFAVNPRIASFQGDACYPDLKSIPSKPDAVFILTSPKVTDQVVNQCVDLGIKHVWMHCMMGTKPGLVQSMTSVSQSAVDVCKANGIAVIPGSCPNQYLNPDGGHKLMRGLWKLFGFMSVN